ATCCATGCATCACATACAATGGTTTTTCATGACGGTATGGAACAGGGTTGTTAAAGTTCAGTGACCCGATAATCTGGAAAATCTCAGCATATTCAAGTTTTGGGTAATCGAAACTGAAGTGAAATGTTTTTTTGCCCGCTTCAACAAAGAAATGATAACGGAGGCTTGTTTCCATCATTTTTACATGTTCGATATATAATGATGTGGAATACGGAAAATTCTCCAGTTCCTTTTCAACATTCATCGCTCTTGTATTAATGATTTCTTGCTTTTTGCGATCGCTCACATACTGTGCAAAACCGACCTTTTCAATTTGTCCTTTCTTGTAAAACTCATATATATTCTGTTTTTTTTCACTATATACACTATCTAAATCCCAACTCAGACTGAACTCCTCAGCAGCCTGTAAATGACCGGGTCTTTCATCACTTCGGTCATACTTTTGCACCTGAAACAATAAGCCGGCAGACAGAAGCAGAAAAAGTGAGGTTAATACTAAATTTTTCAATTCGAATATCAAATGCCTTTTTTTTTGCACTGGCAGATTACGAATGGAATACCTCAAATTCTTCCTTATCCTATCCCTGGCTCCTTCACTTGGAGTCATCTTTTTTAGCAAATCCCATTGCTCATCAGAAAGTTTGCTCATAATGTCCCCCTCCTTCTGCTATATCCTTTCTCCTTAGTGCTGCCAATCCCCTGGATAGTGTTTTCCTTATTTTCGATTCGGACCACCCAAGGATTTCGGCAATTTCTTTAGTGGAACATCCTTCGATTTTTTTCAGTGTAATCACCAGTCGGTAGTCAGGTTTAAGCTGCTGGATTGCTTTCAGGCTTCTTTCCACCGTATCCCGGTGTTCAATATATTGTTCGATGTTTATCGATGAGGCGATGTCATGTCCTTCCGAAAAGAGAGAGAATATTCTCCTTCTTTTTCTCCTGCGGATTTCATCCACAACCAGATGCTTAGCGATGCTGAAAAGCCAGGTTTTAATGTTCGCTCTTTCTTCAAAATTCACAAAGGATGTATAGGCTCTAAGGAACGTATCATGAACCAAATCTTCACAGTATTGCCGGTCACCCAGCATAAAAAAGATAAAACGATAAATATCTTTATAGTACAATTCATACCATTCCATCACCTGTTGTTCTTTTAGGTTATCGTTTATTTTACACACCTCATTTCCCTAATCTATAACAATAGGTCGAATCAGAAGGAAAAATGTGACACTTTTTTATTCTTTTTCATTATAAAATAAAATTGACCCTTATCATTTAAGATAAGGGTCAATTTTTTAGTACTCTTCAATTTCCCATGTATGTGTGAAATGAATGCAATCTTTTAGTGTTTGTGCAACCGGACATCCTCTCTCAAAAACATTCAATGCCCTTTCTGCAGCATCCTTTTTCCCGGCTGGTATCTTTAGCTCATAATGACAGCTGATTTTCGTTATTTTTAATACTCCTTCAGGTGCTTCAATTGTGCCCTGCACCTGTGCCTGTACTTTATCGGGAGAAGTCGGTATTTTACGCGCCTCCAGCGCGCCAGATAGGGTACCGACCAGTCAGCCTCCTGCAGCTGCAACGATATGGTCCAGTGTAGAGGGGTATTCTACTGTGGGATTGACGCCATAGAATTGTTTTACTCCGCCATGGACACCAAATAAAAGGGGCTCATTAAATCCATCAATGTATGCTTCCCTGATTTTGTTGGGAGTATCTTTTTGAATAACCGTTATTTTGGTTAAGGCTATTGGTTCTGACAATTAAACGATACCTCCTTTGATTTCTAATACAAACATAATAGAAATCCTTTCATTTTTCAAATAAAGCCTATCAATCAAAGAAAAAATAGGCTGCCTGGATTTTCCTTTCTATGATACAAGCTGATGCTTGTCTGATATTTTTACATATGATGTTCTTGTAAGGTTCGGATCTTACCTATCTTCTTGAAAGGAAGGGGGTGGGAAAATGTTAATCACTGCGATTGTTGTTCTATTGTTGGCACTCGCTTTGGTCGTTGCGATTTTATTGGGCCAGGATGATTTAGCAGATGTCCTTTATAATTGCATCGGCGAAGTAATTGCTGTCGACAACGGTGCTGCTTAATCTCACCTTTAGAAATAACCCCTGAACCTTCTCTCAGCCCCCTGGCTTTACCGGTATCGCCAGGGGGACATAATAAAGTAGAAAGGATTGATATAATGGAGGAATATGATATCAAACCGTATTTAGAGCGTTTGAAAAGAGATCCCACATTGACCGATGTACTTAATATTACCCAGGCCATTCTTAAGAAATTCCCTGAAGAAACAACCGAAGATGAAACAGGCACTGCTAAAACAGCGGAAAATCCTCAAATGAATCAGGATGCCATTAATTCCTTGCTAACAACAGCAAAGAGTATAGTTAATCCCACTACCTTATCCATTCTCTCCAAATCAATGAATCAGCCAAAAAAGAACATTGACAATTCAGAGGTTACAAATCTCAAGGTTACAGTTGAAAAACTAACCTCAAGTATGGATGAACTAAAAGAAACATTGAAGTCGATCCAATCCCAGTTGGAAGAAAAAAACAATCGATTGTCTGCTCTTGAAACTGAAGTAAACTCCCTTAAACGCCGCCGAAGACGGTAAAGATAACAGAGTTCTTCACTCCATTCTTATATGAAGAACTCTATTTTCTTTGTTAGCATTTAGGGTTCTTCAAACTATTTCCTCAAGAGGATTTGCTCGGTTTATAGAAAATTTTAATTTATAAGAATGGGTGGTTTCGATTTGGATACTAACACATTGACAATCAATAAAAAAAGCTGGGACCAAGTGGCTCAGAACTTCTTCGGAAGAACTGCTTTGCCTGAGTATGGGCCTTTTGCTCCTAAAGAAGATGAGATGAATTTATTAGTAATGTAAGCCAAAAGAATGTACTGGATATCGGTTGCTGCAGTGGACATTCACTTAAATACATGCATGGAAGAAATGCCGCAGAGCTATGGGGCCTTGATCTTTCCAGCTCACAGATTGAGTCAGCGAAGCAATTACTGCGAGATACAAAGGTTAAATTGTTTCAATCCCCAATGGAGTCTAACCCAGGAATTCCACCATCCTATTTTGATATTATCTATTCTATTTTTGCTCTTGGATGGACAACCAATCTAGAAAAGACACATACGAACATTCATTATTATTGAAGCCAGGCGGCATTTTCATTTTCAGCTGGGAGCATCCTCTGTTTAGCCGAGTACATATTTCAGAGAATGGACTATTATTCAATAAACCTTATCATGAAGAAGGAGCCTATGACCATGAGGCTTGGAAACTTCCAGTAATCATGCAGCAGCTTAAAATTAGCACCTATGTAAATACACTTGTTGAAACTGGTTTTAAAATCGAAAGAATAATAGAGGAAATCAGAGTTTCTGAAGATTTATTGATAAGAGATGCGAACAGGTGGTATAACTGGGACAAAGTCAAGGCAGTTCCTACGACTATCATTTTTAAATGTGAGAAACGATAGAATACAGGCCAATAAGAAAAGGACTTAATTACAAGCCCTTTTCAAGTCGATCTTTAATAAGTTTCTTTCATATAAAAAATACATTATATTTTGTCCTTGGCTTTATGCTCCCGCCTAATCTTGACAATAAATTGCAAAATCGCCAGATCCACCTGGTCGATGGTTATGTTGCCACTAAAATTCCATAACATTATTTTAGTCGTTTCCTCATTTCGTTTAAAAGGCATTAGAGAATGTATCGTGGCAAAATACAAGGGATTGAACTTTTCATACTGAGACCTAAGATTTTTAACCCTGGCTAACCCGATTAGCTGAAGATCTTCAACAATCTGACCTGTTTCTTCGGATAGCTCTCTTTTTGCACACTCCAATGGTGTTTCATCTTCTTCCCTTTTTCCTGCCGGCAGTTCCCATTGATTCCTTAAACTATTGTACCCCAGAAGATAACTTCCTTCTATTTCAATGATCGCAAAAGAGCCGGCAAGCGGGTGAATGTCTTCCAATTCCGGTTCGCTAACGTTATTGATTCCAATCAATTCAAAACCATTATTTTTGCCTCTTACCATTAAACAGCCGCCCTTTTTCGTCACGAATTCTCGCTCCATAGTGAACATGCCAATGCATATGTTTATTGCTTTGGTAGTTTCCTATATTAGTAGAAATAGTACAGGCACCATGTTCTTTTTCTAGTCTGCCAGCCACATCCCTTAAAATCTGAAGTACATCATCCATAATTTCCTTTTCATCATCAGTTAAAGTCAAGAAAGAATGTATATGTTTTTTCGGAATGACAATTATATGTATTTCATAATATGGACGGGTATGGTAAAAAGCCAGACTATGTTCTGATTCCTGAACAGTATTAACGGGGGTTTTACCAGAAAGAACTTCATCACAATAAAAATCTTCCCATGTATCAATAACCATCTCCAAATACTCCTAACAAAATCCACTGACACAACAATCCTCTTAGTATTGGACTAAGTGTTTTTTTTGATTTATATAAGCCTGGATATACTTTAAATAACCCAGCTGCAACTCTTTCGGCAAATTGTCCAACCTGAAAAATTTCAGATCAATAGATTCACAGTCATCAATTTTCAGTATTCCTTCATACTCTCTTGTTGAATAAACAGTTGTAACGGAGTAAAGTTCATCCCCGTTCGCCACTTTTAAATAGTATTCACTACCAGAGAATACCCCTTCAAGCTGGAGAGAGCCTACAATGAGCCCCGTTTCTTCTTGAACTTCTCTCCTAGCTGTTTCCTCAAGGCTTTCTCCCAATTCCATCAAACCTCCCGGGAGGCCCCAGCCTCCATCACTCCTAAGCTGAAGCAGCAATTCATCTTTTTCGTTGAAAACCATCACTACTGCCCCGGGTAATATTAGGGGCCGATGACCAACCAATTTTCTTAGTTCTGCGATATATCCCAATAATTTCACTCCATTGCTTATTTTTTAAATAATCCTGCCAATAATTCACTGGTTCCAAATAATCGCTGGTCAGAAGTCTTGTCTCTCATTTTCCTGATTTCCACAGATTCAAAGTCACGAAAGATTTCACGCAGTTTTTCTTGCGTGAAACCCAATCCTCCCCTCATGCTCCTGCCTCTGTAGACTTCCCAATCAGATATGCCGGCCCCGCCAAGTTTACCTCCCACAACAAAGCAAGTAAGGGCAAAATGGCCTCCCGGCTTTAAAGCACGCTTTACTAGTTCAATATAATCCATTCTCCTGTGCGGAGGAATATGATGAAAGCATCCCGAATCGTAGACAAGGTCGTATGAACCCTCCTCTATATGCAAATCAAAGATATTTTGCCGTATAAAGTTCACACTCACTTTCTGTTCAAATGCTCTTTCCTTTCCCCAGCTTAAACCAACTTCAGATTGATCCACAGCATCCACTAAAAAACCATTCTCTGCTAAGTAGATAGCATTTCTCCCTGGACCGCAGCCCAATTCTAATACTTTGCCTGCCTTAATAATCTTTGTCTTCAAATATTCTGCTAAGTTCTCGTCAGGATAATTTTCAAAAAAAGGAATCCCTCTCTCCCTGTCAGAATAAAAAACGTCCCAATTGAACTTACTTTCATCACTTAAAAAATGGTCAAGCATCACCAATAGATCATCATAGCTATAAATGGTTTCTTTCATCATTCTCCTCCTTAATCCTTGGCTATCCCCTGACAGGCGATATCAGATGGAAGTGTCGTTCATTGCTGTTCGGCTTTATTATGACCGGTTTCATAGAACCTGAGAAACTCATGGTAATTTCTTCTCCCGAAATCGATTTAAGAGCCTCAATCAGAAAATTACTATTTAAGGT
The nucleotide sequence above comes from Mesobacillus jeotgali. Encoded proteins:
- a CDS encoding NUDIX domain-containing protein, yielding MVRGKNNGFELIGINNVSEPELEDIHPLAGSFAIIEIEGSYLLGYNSLRNQWELPAGKREEDETPLECAKRELSEETGQIVEDLQLIGLARVKNLRSQYEKFNPLYFATIHSLMPFKRNEETTKIMLWNFSGNITIDQVDLAILQFIVKIRREHKAKDKI
- a CDS encoding NUDIX hydrolase; the encoded protein is MGYIAELRKLVGHRPLILPGAVVMVFNEKDELLLQLRSDGGWGLPGGLMELGESLEETARREVQEETGLIVGSLQLEGVFSGSEYYLKVANGDELYSVTTVYSTREYEGILKIDDCESIDLKFFRLDNLPKELQLGYLKYIQAYINQKKHLVQY
- a CDS encoding RNA polymerase sigma factor; this encodes MCKINDNLKEQQVMEWYELYYKDIYRFIFFMLGDRQYCEDLVHDTFLRAYTSFVNFEERANIKTWLFSIAKHLVVDEIRRRKRRRIFSLFSEGHDIASSINIEQYIEHRDTVERSLKAIQQLKPDYRLVITLKKIEGCSTKEIAEILGWSESKIRKTLSRGLAALRRKDIAEGGGHYEQTF
- a CDS encoding class I SAM-dependent methyltransferase, giving the protein MHGRNAAELWGLDLSSSQIESAKQLLRDTKVKLFQSPMESNPGIPPSYFDIIYSIFALGWTTNLEKTHTNIHYY
- a CDS encoding OsmC family protein, which produces MVGTLSGALEARKIPTSPDKVQAQVQGTIEAPEGVLKITKISCHYELKIPAGKKDAAERALNVFERGCPVAQTLKDCIHFTHTWEIEEY
- a CDS encoding class I SAM-dependent methyltransferase — its product is MKETIYSYDDLLVMLDHFLSDESKFNWDVFYSDRERGIPFFENYPDENLAEYLKTKIIKAGKVLELGCGPGRNAIYLAENGFLVDAVDQSEVGLSWGKERAFEQKVSVNFIRQNIFDLHIEEGSYDLVYDSGCFHHIPPHRRMDYIELVKRALKPGGHFALTCFVVGGKLGGAGISDWEVYRGRSMRGGLGFTQEKLREIFRDFESVEIRKMRDKTSDQRLFGTSELLAGLFKK
- a CDS encoding HIT family protein, with amino-acid sequence MVIDTWEDFYCDEVLSGKTPVNTVQESEHSLAFYHTRPYYEIHIIVIPKKHIHSFLTLTDDEKEIMDDVLQILRDVAGRLEKEHGACTISTNIGNYQSNKHMHWHVHYGARIRDEKGRLFNGKRQK